Proteins encoded by one window of Thalassoroseus pseudoceratinae:
- a CDS encoding DUF2891 domain-containing protein, whose amino-acid sequence MKPFELTEELAEKCCRLALDCVDREYPNHIQHVLSKPDDVGTPAQLTPIFYGCFDWHSAVHSHWSLLRIARTFPGLEVSRSAMNVLGRHFTEDKVHGEIAYLSHPDRTGFERPYGLAWLLQLCAELQEWKIAETIRWTSSLEPLAELVVERLTSWLPKLMAPIRSGEHSQTAFALGLVWDWATTLDRREVLELLHQRIRDFYLQDRNAPVAYEPSGHDFLSPTLAEADFMRRVLPQSEFADWLTDFLPCLTDGTVPYSVQTVTDAADGKLSHLDGLNLSRAWMLQGIVHALPQKDARRQPLADAAKTHADAGLQSLTGHHYAGGHWLGSFAVYLLTNRGLNTDQAS is encoded by the coding sequence TTGAAACCGTTTGAACTGACTGAAGAACTTGCGGAGAAATGCTGCCGGTTGGCGCTCGATTGCGTCGACCGGGAGTATCCCAACCACATTCAGCACGTCCTATCGAAACCGGACGACGTGGGAACTCCCGCCCAACTGACGCCGATCTTCTATGGCTGTTTCGATTGGCATTCTGCGGTTCACAGCCACTGGTCATTGCTTCGAATCGCACGCACGTTCCCAGGGTTGGAAGTCTCTCGTTCGGCGATGAACGTTCTGGGGCGACACTTCACGGAAGACAAAGTCCACGGCGAAATTGCTTACCTCTCACATCCTGATCGGACAGGTTTCGAACGCCCTTACGGATTGGCGTGGCTGCTGCAATTATGTGCCGAATTACAAGAGTGGAAGATTGCGGAGACGATCCGTTGGACGAGCTCATTAGAGCCATTGGCAGAACTGGTCGTTGAGCGGTTAACTTCGTGGCTGCCAAAGTTGATGGCCCCGATTCGATCCGGCGAACATAGTCAGACGGCGTTTGCCCTTGGCTTGGTGTGGGATTGGGCGACTACATTGGACCGGCGCGAAGTTCTGGAATTGCTCCACCAACGAATTCGGGATTTCTATTTACAGGATCGTAACGCTCCGGTCGCGTATGAACCGTCAGGGCATGACTTTCTCTCGCCCACGCTCGCGGAAGCGGATTTCATGCGACGCGTTCTACCGCAATCGGAGTTTGCGGATTGGCTCACGGATTTCCTGCCATGCTTGACGGACGGAACGGTTCCGTATTCCGTGCAAACAGTAACCGATGCCGCCGATGGCAAACTGTCGCACCTCGACGGATTGAACCTAAGCCGTGCTTGGATGTTACAGGGAATCGTCCATGCTCTTCCGCAAAAGGATGCGAGACGGCAACCGCTTGCAGACGCTGCGAAAACTCACGCCGATGCCGGTTTGCAGAGCCTGACCGGCCACCATTATGCCGGTGGCCATTGGCTCGGAAGCTTCGCCGTTTATCTTCTGACCAACCGTGGACTGAATACCGATCAGGCCTCTTGA
- the gyrA gene encoding DNA gyrase subunit A codes for MADGNEPPTNDDPNNLPTPSGGRIQQLDIQDEMRDSYLTYAMSVIISRALPDARDGLKPSQRRILVAMNDLNLGPNSGRIKCAKITGDTSGNYHPHGSEGLYPTLVRLAQDWVMRSPLVDKQGNFGSLAGLPPAAQRYTEARLSAVASEMLHDLKRQTVDFVPTYDQRMTEPVVLPSRFPNLLVNGSNGIAVGMATSIPPHNASEVCDGVIMLIDDPEVTVDELMQAIPAPDFPTGGIIMGRFGTRQAYQTGRSTITLRARTHFEVDGRSDVIVVTEIPYLETRDRIREKLEALAKEDRVKGIARVIDLTDRKIPSWQVRLHIVLKKDADKEVVLAQLFQYSPLQVTVSMILLALVGNRPKTLTLKELIQEFLRHRIDVIRRRTEYLLGEARKRKHVVEGLLIAQLDIDHVIQTIRDSSSRAQARERLTEIDVPREMVERALGTEGFRLFSMENDEAANYNLTTRQAEAIVSMQLGSLANLEREELGGEHQKLLEDIKGYLELLSDEANIRAVIRGEMEDLKSKYGEKRRTTISDEELGDVDRDALITEEPMVVTLSQRGYVKRTQLSVYQAQNRGGRGIAGAKSDGDDPIEHLFVASTHDYLLFFTDRGKVYWSKVYDLPLQGRTAKGRALINLLQLDKDERVEQCLAVREFAEDRYLIKVTAGGIVKKTVLSAYSRPLKGGLIAINLDDDDRLIDVRIVGEDDDVLLATSSGMAIRFSQSDARAMGRATRGVKGIKLGKSDVVIGMAIPADDHTLLTVCENGYGKRTPFGPGDVSGDEVDDDAVESDDEGTEEANAYSGNAQYRRQNRGGKGLRDIKTTKRNGPVIDVLSVSEQDEVLMVTAKGKIQRIRAGDISQVGRNTQGVRVIRLEEGDKLVSTARIPYEVAASLADDEAETPVDDATDSVPETSEPTTELDAGDDSRSDDDQEA; via the coding sequence TTGGCCGACGGCAACGAACCTCCCACAAACGACGATCCTAACAATCTTCCAACCCCAAGTGGCGGTCGGATTCAACAATTGGACATCCAAGATGAGATGCGTGACAGCTATCTCACGTATGCGATGTCCGTCATCATCAGTCGTGCGCTCCCCGACGCGCGTGACGGCTTGAAACCTTCGCAGCGGCGGATTCTCGTCGCTATGAACGACCTGAATTTGGGGCCGAATTCCGGGCGAATCAAATGTGCGAAGATCACCGGTGACACCAGCGGGAACTATCACCCGCACGGGAGTGAAGGCCTCTACCCAACCCTCGTGCGGTTGGCTCAAGACTGGGTGATGCGGTCGCCGCTGGTCGACAAACAAGGCAACTTTGGTTCGCTCGCCGGTCTGCCGCCCGCTGCTCAGCGTTACACGGAAGCCCGATTGTCGGCGGTGGCATCGGAGATGCTTCACGACCTCAAACGGCAAACGGTCGACTTCGTTCCGACCTATGACCAACGCATGACCGAACCGGTCGTGCTGCCGTCCCGATTCCCGAACTTGCTGGTCAACGGGTCGAATGGGATCGCCGTCGGGATGGCGACGAGCATCCCTCCACACAACGCGTCCGAAGTGTGTGACGGCGTGATCATGCTCATCGACGATCCCGAGGTGACGGTCGATGAATTGATGCAAGCCATTCCCGCGCCAGACTTTCCGACGGGTGGCATCATCATGGGCCGCTTCGGAACGCGGCAGGCCTACCAAACGGGACGTTCGACGATCACACTCCGCGCTCGCACGCACTTTGAAGTTGACGGTCGAAGTGACGTCATTGTCGTCACCGAAATTCCGTACCTCGAAACACGCGACCGCATCCGTGAAAAACTGGAAGCGCTCGCCAAAGAAGATCGGGTCAAAGGCATCGCCCGTGTCATCGACCTGACGGACCGGAAGATCCCGTCTTGGCAGGTCCGACTGCATATCGTCCTTAAAAAAGACGCCGACAAGGAAGTTGTGCTGGCGCAACTGTTCCAGTACTCACCGCTGCAAGTGACGGTGAGCATGATTTTGCTCGCACTTGTCGGCAACCGACCGAAGACGTTAACTCTCAAAGAGTTAATTCAAGAGTTCCTGCGGCACCGTATCGACGTCATCCGTCGTCGAACCGAATATCTTCTTGGGGAAGCGCGAAAGCGGAAGCACGTGGTCGAGGGGCTGTTGATTGCCCAGCTCGATATCGACCACGTCATCCAGACGATTCGGGATTCGTCGAGTCGCGCGCAAGCACGCGAACGTTTAACGGAAATTGATGTTCCGCGTGAGATGGTTGAACGGGCGTTGGGAACCGAGGGCTTCCGCTTGTTCTCGATGGAGAATGACGAGGCCGCCAACTACAACCTGACCACACGGCAAGCCGAGGCGATTGTCTCGATGCAACTTGGTTCACTCGCTAACCTCGAACGGGAGGAACTTGGCGGTGAACACCAGAAGTTGCTGGAGGATATCAAAGGTTACCTCGAACTGCTCTCCGATGAAGCCAACATCCGAGCCGTGATTCGTGGCGAGATGGAAGATCTCAAATCGAAGTATGGCGAGAAGCGACGGACAACCATCTCCGACGAAGAACTCGGCGATGTTGATCGTGATGCTCTTATCACCGAAGAGCCGATGGTCGTTACGCTGTCGCAACGCGGCTACGTGAAGCGAACGCAACTTTCCGTCTACCAAGCGCAAAACCGTGGCGGACGTGGTATCGCCGGTGCGAAGAGTGACGGCGACGACCCCATCGAACACCTCTTCGTCGCCAGCACGCACGACTATTTGCTGTTCTTCACCGATCGCGGAAAGGTTTACTGGTCCAAGGTTTACGATCTCCCGCTTCAAGGTCGGACCGCCAAAGGGCGAGCGTTGATCAACTTGTTGCAACTCGACAAAGATGAACGGGTCGAACAGTGTCTCGCTGTCCGGGAATTCGCCGAAGACCGCTACTTGATTAAGGTTACGGCAGGTGGAATCGTGAAGAAGACGGTTCTCTCTGCGTACAGTCGGCCGTTGAAAGGCGGTTTGATCGCCATCAATTTGGATGATGATGATCGCCTAATCGACGTGCGAATTGTCGGTGAAGATGACGACGTTTTGCTAGCAACCTCCAGCGGCATGGCGATTCGATTTTCGCAGTCCGATGCCCGTGCGATGGGTCGCGCAACACGCGGTGTGAAAGGAATCAAACTCGGCAAGTCGGATGTTGTTATTGGGATGGCAATCCCTGCCGATGATCACACATTGCTGACCGTCTGCGAAAACGGGTACGGAAAACGGACACCGTTCGGGCCGGGAGATGTCTCCGGCGACGAAGTCGACGATGACGCGGTCGAGTCTGATGACGAGGGAACCGAAGAAGCAAATGCCTACAGTGGCAATGCTCAATATCGTCGACAAAATCGCGGGGGCAAGGGACTCCGCGACATCAAGACGACAAAGCGGAATGGTCCTGTGATTGATGTCCTTTCCGTTTCCGAGCAAGATGAAGTCTTGATGGTGACTGCCAAAGGCAAAATTCAACGGATTCGCGCCGGTGACATCAGTCAGGTCGGTCGCAACACGCAAGGCGTGCGAGTCATTCGTCTCGAAGAGGGCGATAAACTTGTTTCGACCGCCCGGATTCCTTACGAAGTCGCCGCAAGCCTAGCCGACGACGAAGCGGAAACTCCGGTGGACGATGCCACTGATTCCGTCCCAGAGACGTCGGAACCAACCACCGAATTGGACGCAGGAGACGATTCACGATCGGATGACGATCAAGAGGCCTGA
- a CDS encoding leucine-rich repeat domain-containing protein — translation MNSNTDSSTLWAWSLTILGLVLSLSSFLGEELRILLLCVGLALMLQAIPVWLMGQYLGRRRRRRALEFVERIGGRIVTRLAADPSQILGIDLSNTRIQNSDLDYLNGFSGLERLNLAHTDIDGEGVELLVSLRWLRDIDLSHTRVGDVGLKRLAALQRLQQVHLAGTEITPDGLAEFIWRRADVEIHPRGLLTTLDGIRV, via the coding sequence ATGAATTCCAACACCGATAGCAGCACACTGTGGGCATGGTCCCTGACCATTCTTGGTCTGGTGCTGTCACTGTCGTCGTTTCTTGGTGAGGAACTGCGGATACTGTTGCTGTGTGTCGGATTGGCGTTGATGCTGCAAGCGATCCCGGTGTGGTTGATGGGACAGTATCTCGGACGGCGTCGGCGACGCCGTGCCCTGGAGTTTGTGGAGCGAATCGGCGGGCGAATCGTGACCCGTCTTGCCGCCGACCCATCGCAAATCTTGGGAATCGATCTCTCGAATACGCGGATTCAAAATTCCGATCTCGACTATCTCAACGGTTTTTCCGGTCTGGAACGACTGAACCTGGCTCACACGGATATTGATGGTGAGGGCGTTGAGTTACTGGTTTCGCTTCGGTGGTTGAGGGACATCGATCTCAGCCATACGCGTGTGGGAGATGTTGGGCTCAAACGTTTGGCAGCGTTGCAACGGCTTCAGCAGGTACATTTGGCAGGAACGGAAATCACGCCCGATGGCCTCGCCGAATTCATTTGGCGTCGGGCGGATGTGGAGATTCACCCGCGGGGACTGCTAACGACATTGGATGGTATCCGCGTTTGA
- a CDS encoding protein kinase domain-containing protein, producing MEILPPGSMLGEFRLLRLLGRGGMAEVYLAEQTSLHRQVAVKILREDVSENDLSLKRFEREAHAAATLSHPNIVQVYVVGEENGIHFIAQEYVQGLNLKQYIKRKGPPSASIALHLMKQMASALEKSGSAGIVHRDIKPENMLVTRKGVVKVADFGLAQLAAPQDGSVVELTQIGTTMGTPLYMSPEQVQGHKVSHKSDLYSLGVTCYHMLAGRPPFQGETPMSVAIQHLNEQPDSLVERRPDLPPALCHVVHRLMAKKPADRYSDAGELLRDLKEISSALSKNIEPSTLTLSGFDSRPVVPKTSVLEQLRKLPTSWQVAGCVGVFLLFCALGIGVGLLTRPAPPLSTPPTNSSNAPSLPSAIAQIELARLSDFRDNEDYWMAVITGFESDSDAEYRLAAYEQLGLLYLRTLQLEKARQVFQLLLERGVPPLVEESEVRGQAGMIVLASLENQPARVEELLRLFPSEGYEAIDEQLAAYVREAERRLDDEDIETTATPDDRGQLWNQTRIPSNVVSSPRG from the coding sequence ATGGAGATTCTACCGCCGGGTTCCATGTTGGGAGAATTCCGCCTGCTGCGACTTCTCGGTCGCGGCGGAATGGCGGAAGTTTATCTTGCTGAGCAAACCTCGTTGCATCGGCAGGTTGCCGTCAAGATTCTGCGGGAAGATGTCAGCGAGAACGACCTTTCACTGAAGCGGTTTGAACGCGAAGCCCATGCGGCAGCGACTTTGTCCCACCCGAACATCGTCCAGGTATACGTCGTTGGCGAAGAGAACGGAATTCACTTCATTGCACAGGAGTACGTTCAGGGACTCAACCTCAAACAGTACATCAAACGCAAAGGCCCGCCGTCGGCGTCAATTGCCCTCCACTTGATGAAACAAATGGCGTCTGCTCTGGAGAAATCCGGCAGTGCGGGAATTGTTCATCGGGATATCAAACCCGAAAACATGCTGGTCACGCGGAAGGGAGTCGTCAAAGTGGCTGACTTCGGTCTGGCCCAACTCGCAGCTCCGCAGGACGGATCAGTCGTGGAATTGACGCAGATCGGCACGACAATGGGCACGCCGCTCTATATGAGTCCGGAACAAGTCCAGGGACACAAAGTCAGTCACAAGAGTGATCTGTATTCCCTCGGTGTAACTTGTTACCACATGCTCGCAGGTCGCCCACCGTTTCAGGGGGAAACCCCGATGAGTGTGGCCATTCAGCACCTCAACGAACAGCCGGACAGCCTCGTCGAGCGGCGTCCGGATTTGCCTCCTGCGTTGTGTCACGTGGTACATCGATTGATGGCCAAGAAACCCGCCGATCGTTATTCCGATGCCGGTGAGTTGCTGCGGGATTTGAAAGAGATCTCGTCCGCGCTAAGCAAAAATATCGAACCGTCAACGCTAACTCTTTCCGGTTTCGATTCGCGGCCGGTGGTCCCCAAAACATCCGTCCTCGAGCAGCTACGCAAACTTCCAACCAGTTGGCAAGTTGCCGGCTGTGTTGGCGTGTTCTTGCTGTTTTGTGCACTCGGAATTGGTGTGGGATTGCTCACACGTCCCGCCCCGCCACTTTCGACACCGCCAACAAATTCCAGCAATGCCCCGTCGTTACCGTCAGCGATTGCCCAAATCGAGCTCGCCCGGCTTTCGGACTTTCGAGATAATGAAGACTACTGGATGGCGGTCATCACGGGTTTCGAGTCCGATTCGGATGCGGAATACCGATTGGCAGCTTACGAGCAACTTGGATTGCTGTATCTGCGAACCCTTCAACTCGAGAAGGCTCGGCAGGTCTTTCAACTGTTGCTCGAACGCGGTGTGCCACCGCTCGTCGAAGAGTCGGAAGTTCGTGGCCAAGCGGGCATGATCGTTTTGGCCAGTCTCGAAAACCAACCGGCACGAGTGGAAGAACTGCTTCGGTTGTTTCCGTCTGAAGGTTACGAAGCAATCGACGAACAACTTGCAGCGTACGTCCGGGAGGCTGAACGACGACTCGACGATGAGGATATTGAAACCACTGCGACTCCCGATGATCGCGGCCAATTATGGAATCAAACGCGGATACCATCCAATGTCGTTAGCAGTCCCCGCGGGTGA
- a CDS encoding Gfo/Idh/MocA family protein produces MNEKPLNVAMIGLGFGAEFIPIYQADPRANVHTICRRNETGVNEIGDRFGIANRRTQFEDVLADPEIDFVHINSPIPDHAWMSIEALKAGKHVMCTVPMATTIEDCDKVCQTVADTGKKYMMAETVVYSREFLFIKELYEKGELGQIQYMQASHPQDMDGWPDYWERMIPMHYATHVVSPVLGLVDGRAETVSCFGSGAVREDIAQKSGNRFAVESCHIKIKDSDIAAHIWRFLYDTARQYRESFDVYGSKKSFEWTLIENEPHVLHTAKKPEPEIPEKVEVPDYAHLLPEPIQKFTQSIEDADHLSFVQGGGHGGSHPHMVNEMLSALTEDRDPWPNAITSANWTCVGLCAHESALAGGDLVKLPEFTLQ; encoded by the coding sequence ATGAACGAAAAACCGTTGAATGTCGCGATGATTGGTCTCGGTTTCGGAGCGGAGTTCATCCCGATCTATCAGGCGGATCCTCGAGCGAACGTCCACACCATTTGCCGACGGAATGAAACCGGTGTGAACGAAATCGGTGATCGATTCGGAATTGCGAACCGCCGGACGCAATTCGAAGACGTGCTTGCTGATCCGGAAATTGATTTCGTGCACATTAACAGCCCGATTCCCGATCACGCATGGATGAGCATCGAAGCCCTGAAAGCCGGTAAGCATGTCATGTGCACGGTGCCAATGGCGACGACCATCGAGGACTGCGACAAAGTCTGCCAAACTGTCGCGGACACCGGCAAAAAATATATGATGGCCGAGACGGTCGTCTACAGCCGCGAATTCCTGTTCATCAAGGAGTTGTACGAAAAGGGCGAACTGGGCCAAATTCAATACATGCAGGCCTCGCACCCGCAAGACATGGATGGTTGGCCAGACTATTGGGAACGTATGATTCCCATGCACTACGCGACGCACGTCGTCAGCCCGGTTTTGGGATTGGTGGATGGTCGCGCGGAGACCGTGAGTTGTTTCGGGTCAGGGGCTGTTCGCGAAGATATCGCACAGAAATCCGGCAACCGGTTTGCGGTGGAAAGCTGCCATATCAAGATTAAAGATAGTGATATCGCCGCTCACATTTGGCGATTCCTCTACGACACCGCTCGCCAGTACCGGGAGAGTTTCGACGTTTACGGATCGAAGAAAAGTTTCGAGTGGACCTTGATCGAAAACGAACCACACGTCCTTCACACCGCGAAGAAACCCGAACCGGAGATTCCGGAAAAGGTCGAGGTTCCCGATTACGCTCACCTGCTGCCAGAGCCCATACAGAAATTCACGCAGTCAATCGAAGATGCAGATCACCTTTCGTTCGTACAAGGCGGCGGACATGGTGGTTCACATCCGCACATGGTCAATGAAATGCTGTCGGCATTGACGGAAGACCGGGATCCGTGGCCAAACGCGATCACAAGTGCTAATTGGACGTGCGTCGGACTGTGTGCTCACGAATCCGCCCTCGCCGGCGGCGACCTGGTGAAATTGCCCGAATTCACATTGCAATAG